Proteins co-encoded in one Malus sylvestris chromosome 7, drMalSylv7.2, whole genome shotgun sequence genomic window:
- the LOC126630070 gene encoding uncharacterized protein LOC126630070, whose amino-acid sequence MTNISMSPFTNEIELIDPPRGFTMPHFIPYKGDEDPDRHLKYYRNTMILYRNNDALMTSDHLFRIVKDPRKTIHDYVKRFKVEKAKIVGCNEDIATTAFRNGLPTEHSLFEKLIMGEELTLAASYALAEKHALWDDAKQSNKNESEKKHMERSPTREDSAFETFTKFTVLIRQILRKLKNEPWFELLPPMKGDLTRLDHTKYCAFHQGLGHTTIGCLKWKQYLEKLTNKGRCDEYLDRSTKRPTQAGEVPITP is encoded by the exons ATGACCAATATAAGCATGTCACCATTCACGAATGAGATCGAGTTGATAGATCCACCTCGCGGGTTCACTATGCCTCACTTCATTCCGTACAAGGGAGACGAAGATCCGGATCGACATCTCAAGTATTACCGCAATACCATGATCCTCTACAGGAACAACGATGCGCTTAT GACATCCGACCATCTCTTTAGAATCGTAAAAGACCCTCGGAAGACAATTCACGACTATGTCAAGAGGTTCAAAGTGGAGAAGGCCAAGATTGTTGGCTGCAACGAAGACATAGCAACGACAGCATTCAGAAATGGGCTTCCCACCGAACATTCTTtattcgaaaaattgatcatgggAGAAGAATTAACCCTAGCagcttcgtatgctttggcagaAAAGCATGCATTATGGGACGATGCTAAGCAGTCTAACAAAAACGAGTCGGAAAAGAAACACATGGAACGTTCCCCGACCAGAGAAGACTCAGCGTTTGAAACATTCACCAAGTTCACAGTTCTAATCCGCCAAATTCTCCGCAAGCTCAAGAATGAACCTTGGTTTGAACTACTGCCACCCATGAAAGGCGATCTTACCAGGCTGGATCATACAAAATATTGCGCATTCCATCAAGGACTAGGCCACACTACCATCGGCTGCCTGAAGTGGAAGCAGTACCTTGAGAAGCTGACAAATAAGGGCCGATGCGATGAGTATCTTGACAGGTCAACAAAACGGCCTACACAAGCAGGGGAAGTTCCCATCACCCCCTGA